Proteins encoded within one genomic window of Puniceicoccaceae bacterium:
- the yidD gene encoding membrane protein insertion efficiency factor YidD: MKRIAILLIRFYQLFLSPLKVFFGAGNTCRFTPSCSRYAIEALEIHGLWKGSWLAIKRISKCHPWGPFGYDPVPPKTEKQETPPEV; encoded by the coding sequence ATGAAGCGCATTGCGATTCTTCTCATTCGCTTCTATCAGCTCTTTTTGTCACCGTTGAAGGTATTCTTCGGTGCTGGAAATACCTGTCGCTTCACTCCGAGCTGTTCCCGCTACGCGATCGAGGCGCTCGAAATTCACGGACTGTGGAAAGGCTCATGGCTCGCGATCAAACGCATCAGCAAATGTCACCCATGGGGACCGTTTGGCTACGATCCCGTTCCACCCAAAACGGAGAAACAGGAAACACCGCCTGAGGTTTAA
- a CDS encoding DALR domain-containing protein, whose product GKLSGLKKEDRRENADGRLNADDEYAKEDFADFALWKAWKPEDGPNKWESPWGPGRPGWHVECSAMSMKYLGESYDLHSGGVDLLFPHHENEIAQSECCTGKPFVRHWFHLSHLLVDGAKMSKSLGNLYTLEDIEAKGYTAEELRYVLISGHYRQQLNFTWESLNAARSALAKLRRFESILRTQTGNRKLPETEGFASFEPVLQAMADDLNVAKALGRLFSLISELEREPGQLNPETLAAFEKIKFAFGFQLKEPTQHSVAVPDEVQRWAQDRWEAKQAKDWAQADALRAKITEAGWVVKDSKDGFELSPAT is encoded by the coding sequence ATGGAAAACTCTCGGGCCTGAAAAAAGAAGACCGGCGTGAAAATGCGGACGGACGTCTCAACGCCGACGATGAATATGCCAAGGAGGATTTTGCCGACTTCGCATTGTGGAAAGCCTGGAAACCCGAAGATGGTCCCAATAAGTGGGAAAGTCCCTGGGGGCCTGGGCGCCCGGGCTGGCACGTGGAGTGCAGTGCGATGAGCATGAAATACCTTGGGGAATCCTACGACCTGCACTCGGGCGGAGTGGATCTCCTGTTTCCGCACCACGAAAACGAAATCGCGCAGAGTGAGTGCTGCACGGGGAAACCGTTTGTTCGCCACTGGTTCCACCTCAGTCATCTGCTTGTGGATGGTGCCAAGATGAGCAAGTCATTGGGCAATCTTTATACGCTCGAAGACATCGAAGCCAAGGGATACACTGCTGAGGAGCTGCGTTACGTGCTGATCTCCGGGCACTATCGGCAGCAGCTGAATTTCACGTGGGAATCGCTCAACGCTGCACGCAGCGCGCTCGCCAAACTGCGTCGATTCGAATCCATCCTAAGAACTCAAACAGGGAATAGAAAACTTCCTGAAACTGAGGGATTTGCATCCTTCGAACCCGTTCTTCAGGCCATGGCTGATGATCTCAATGTGGCCAAGGCGCTTGGACGACTGTTTTCGCTGATTTCAGAGTTGGAGAGAGAACCGGGACAACTCAATCCAGAGACCCTTGCAGCCTTTGAAAAGATCAAGTTTGCATTTGGATTTCAACTCAAAGAACCCACACAACATAGCGTGGCGGTGCCTGATGAAGTGCAGCGTTGGGCGCAGGATCGATGGGAAGCCAAGCAAGCCAAAGACTGGGCACAGGCGGATGCCCTGCGCGCAAAGATCACTGAAGCTGGCTGGGTGGTAAAAGATTCGAAGGATGGTTTTGAGTTGAGTCCCGCAACCTGA